A stretch of the Mycobacteriales bacterium genome encodes the following:
- a CDS encoding CpsD/CapB family tyrosine-protein kinase, which yields MTLSEYGRLLARSWLLVVVVTLAAVAAAAVYTFTHTKTYQASAELVVSGSTPLQNNDELGLRALALQRAQEFGQVAATPPAISAAIALGEREGVYPHASAPTVSVAYVQSTSVNQEGSPFITVSVTDTSPALAAAVANAYASTLPTLVRQLGELPVGVPDPITLFAPASVPGSPVSPRPSLDLALGLLVGLAVGVGAAVARDALDGRLRNSEQASALSGMSLLAVVPVDAGAARLPARTAPGSAQGEAYRILRANLELSIVDGLFGCVLVTSSVPGEGKTTTACNLAVVLAQTGARVALVDADLRRPMVHEFLNASGSRGLSDVLTGECTLADVAQRCDQVSVIPAGPVPSNPSEALGSDRMATLIGELCAAYDVVVLDSPPLLPVADSLLLAKLATAVVLVARIGLTRRAELQQGCAALARATTAVSGLLVNAASAREETGYSGYSDYYGVPGDREIPVARAARPRWRGRLLAPAGHGAEPAPTGSEPARTTASMTERLRRRLR from the coding sequence ATGACGCTCAGCGAGTACGGCAGGCTGCTGGCCCGCAGCTGGCTGCTGGTCGTGGTTGTCACGCTCGCGGCGGTGGCTGCCGCCGCCGTCTATACGTTCACCCACACCAAGACCTACCAGGCCAGCGCCGAGCTTGTCGTTTCGGGCTCCACTCCGCTGCAGAACAACGACGAACTTGGGCTGCGGGCCCTCGCGCTGCAACGCGCTCAGGAGTTCGGCCAGGTGGCCGCGACGCCACCGGCGATCTCGGCGGCGATCGCATTGGGGGAGCGGGAGGGCGTCTATCCGCACGCCAGTGCTCCGACCGTGTCCGTGGCCTATGTGCAGTCGACGAGCGTCAACCAGGAAGGCAGCCCATTCATCACGGTGTCAGTCACGGACACCTCCCCGGCGCTGGCCGCCGCTGTAGCCAACGCCTACGCCAGCACCCTGCCGACGCTGGTTCGCCAGCTCGGTGAGCTGCCCGTCGGCGTTCCCGACCCGATCACGCTGTTCGCCCCCGCCAGCGTTCCGGGCAGCCCGGTCTCCCCCAGGCCAAGCCTCGATCTGGCATTGGGGCTACTCGTGGGGTTGGCGGTTGGGGTCGGCGCCGCCGTCGCCAGGGACGCGCTTGATGGACGGCTGCGCAACTCGGAGCAGGCGAGCGCGCTGAGCGGGATGTCGTTGCTCGCGGTCGTGCCGGTCGACGCCGGTGCCGCTCGGCTACCCGCCCGCACGGCTCCCGGGTCCGCGCAGGGGGAGGCGTACCGAATCTTGCGGGCCAATCTCGAGCTCTCTATCGTGGACGGGCTGTTCGGCTGTGTGCTCGTCACCAGCTCGGTGCCCGGTGAAGGGAAGACCACGACGGCATGCAACCTCGCCGTAGTGCTGGCCCAGACCGGGGCCCGGGTCGCGCTGGTCGACGCCGACCTGCGTCGCCCGATGGTGCATGAATTCCTGAATGCTTCCGGCAGCCGGGGGCTCTCCGACGTGCTCACCGGTGAGTGCACGCTGGCCGACGTTGCTCAGCGTTGCGACCAGGTGTCGGTGATCCCGGCCGGGCCGGTGCCATCCAATCCGAGCGAGGCCCTAGGCAGCGATCGGATGGCTACCCTGATCGGCGAACTGTGCGCCGCCTACGACGTGGTCGTTTTGGACAGTCCGCCACTGCTGCCGGTCGCCGACAGTCTGCTGCTTGCGAAACTTGCGACGGCCGTCGTGTTGGTCGCCAGGATCGGGCTGACAAGGCGAGCCGAGCTGCAGCAAGGCTGCGCCGCTTTAGCCCGGGCTACGACCGCGGTCAGTGGCCTCCTCGTAAACGCAGCCAGCGCCCGGGAGGAAACCGGGTACTCGGGCTACTCCGACTATTACGGCGTCCCGGGCGACCGGGAGATCCCGGTCGCCCGGGCGGCCCGGCCTCGCTGGCGTGGTCGCCTGCTGGCCCCGGCCGGGCATGGCGCAGAGCCAGCACCGACCGGGTCTGAGCCTGCCCGGACAACGGCGAGCATGACCGAGCGGCTGCGGCGCCGGCTGCGATGA
- a CDS encoding nucleotidyltransferase family protein, which yields MSHPDAVPIAADRLRASVVARNIRLDNLAVRVSQSLTAEGVRHVLIKGPTTATWLYEPARPYRDVDMLIAWSDARAAVRRLRRLGLRTADGWYEGAAHSRVLLTPEGWEVDLHRALPGTAPGDTGRGELTWRVLADHIVPFALNGHIVSALDLPARCVVLALHALAAPVGAQERQDLVRALAKAGPATWREAEQIAEELGLRAELLAAVARERGEPGPRLPAAAYLRRRARPAGTLRRLLDADRGQLPKLIFRRLLPSPGYMRYAFGPPVGRGWLMRAHLRRWRRLARQLPEELRQARGVAGSPGTDDTRRVS from the coding sequence ATGAGCCACCCGGACGCGGTCCCGATCGCTGCGGATCGGCTACGCGCGAGTGTGGTGGCCCGGAATATCCGGCTCGACAACCTCGCCGTGCGGGTGTCCCAATCGTTGACCGCTGAGGGTGTCCGGCATGTGCTGATCAAGGGCCCGACGACCGCGACGTGGCTCTACGAGCCGGCCCGGCCTTACCGGGACGTGGACATGCTCATCGCCTGGTCCGACGCCCGGGCTGCCGTGCGACGCCTGCGCCGACTGGGCCTGCGCACGGCCGACGGATGGTACGAGGGTGCGGCCCACAGCCGGGTACTGCTCACTCCGGAGGGCTGGGAGGTGGACCTGCACCGAGCGTTGCCGGGGACCGCGCCCGGCGACACCGGCCGTGGCGAGCTGACCTGGCGGGTCCTCGCGGATCACATCGTCCCCTTCGCGCTCAACGGGCACATCGTCTCCGCACTCGACTTGCCCGCGCGTTGCGTGGTCCTGGCGTTGCACGCGCTGGCCGCCCCGGTCGGCGCCCAAGAACGCCAGGACCTGGTCAGGGCGTTGGCCAAGGCCGGCCCGGCAACGTGGCGGGAGGCCGAGCAGATCGCCGAGGAGCTGGGTCTGCGCGCGGAACTACTCGCGGCAGTGGCGCGCGAACGAGGCGAGCCGGGCCCGCGGCTTCCGGCCGCGGCCTACCTTCGCCGGCGGGCTCGCCCGGCCGGCACGCTGCGCCGGCTGCTCGACGCCGACCGGGGCCAGCTGCCGAAGCTGATCTTCCGCAGGCTCCTGCCCAGCCCGGGCTACATGCGTTACGCCTTCGGCCCCCCGGTCGGCCGAGGCTGGCTGATGCGCGCCCATCTGCGCCGTTGGAGGCGGTTGGCGCGGCAGCTTCCCGAGGAGTTGCGGCAGGCCCGAGGGGTGGCCGGGTCCCCGGGTACTGACGACACACGACGTGTCTCCTGA
- the gmd gene encoding GDP-mannose 4,6-dehydratase, translating to MAKTALITGITGQDGSYLAELLLGKGYEVHGLIRRSSTFNTSRLDGLYRDPHEANRTLFLHHGDLAEGTGLVNLLREVQPTEVYHLAAQSHVKVSFEMPEYTGDTTGLGTMRLLEAIRAADVNTRFYQASSSELYGSTAPPQNEQTPFHPRSPYSVAKLYAHWATVNYREAYGLFATNGILFNHESPRRGETFVTRKITRAVARIAAGIQDTLYLGNLDAVRDWGFAPDYVEGMWRMLQAESPDDYVLATGHAMTVREFCVAAFDRAQLDWEKHVAYDARYERPSEVDALIGDPSKAARELGWTATTFGANLVHVMVDADITTLEDERAGRLIRIDR from the coding sequence ATGGCCAAGACCGCCCTGATCACCGGCATCACCGGGCAGGACGGCTCCTACCTCGCGGAGCTGCTGCTCGGCAAGGGCTACGAAGTGCACGGGCTGATCCGCCGGTCGTCGACGTTCAACACCAGCCGGCTGGACGGGCTCTACCGCGACCCGCACGAGGCCAACCGCACGCTGTTCCTCCACCACGGCGACCTGGCAGAGGGCACCGGCCTGGTCAACCTGCTGCGCGAGGTGCAGCCCACCGAGGTCTACCACCTGGCCGCGCAAAGCCACGTGAAGGTCAGCTTCGAGATGCCCGAATACACCGGTGACACCACCGGACTCGGCACCATGCGGCTGCTCGAGGCGATCCGGGCCGCCGACGTGAACACGCGCTTCTACCAGGCGTCGAGCTCGGAGCTCTACGGCTCCACGGCGCCGCCACAGAACGAGCAGACACCCTTTCACCCACGCTCGCCGTACAGCGTCGCGAAACTCTACGCCCACTGGGCTACCGTCAACTACCGCGAGGCCTACGGCCTGTTCGCCACCAACGGGATCCTGTTCAACCACGAGTCGCCACGCCGCGGGGAGACGTTCGTAACCCGCAAGATCACCCGGGCGGTGGCCAGGATCGCCGCCGGGATACAAGACACGCTCTACCTCGGCAACCTCGACGCCGTGCGGGACTGGGGTTTCGCGCCGGACTACGTCGAAGGAATGTGGCGGATGCTGCAAGCCGAATCCCCCGACGACTACGTGCTCGCCACCGGGCATGCGATGACCGTCCGCGAGTTCTGCGTCGCGGCGTTCGACCGCGCTCAGCTCGACTGGGAAAAGCACGTCGCCTACGACGCCCGCTACGAGCGGCCCTCCGAGGTCGACGCGCTGATCGGTGACCCATCCAAGGCCGCCCGCGAACTCGGGTGGACAGCCACCACCTTCGGCGCGAACCTGGTCCACGTCATGGTCGACGCCGACATCACCACCCTGGAGGACGAACGCGCCGGCCGACTGATCCGCATCGACCGCTGA